One genomic segment of Synechocystis sp. LKSZ1 includes these proteins:
- a CDS encoding AGE family epimerase/isomerase: MATSVNFSFSDLLAGYVTAFDTASDTFGLKTSDGREFKVKLSPMAYAKLIQNFDEGYPDATGSMRSMLLPGRYLFAYGVFYPDSDLFDAKQIVFAGRKQNEYVFEKQDWWVKQVNALGKFYIKAQFGEGDYDYRRYRTTLNLSGLQSTTNYRQETDTISRLVYGFATAFMMTGNDSFLKAAERGTEYLREHMRFVDLDEGIVYWYHGIDVQGERETKIFASEFGDDYYAIPAYEQIYALAGPIQTYRCTGDPRIMEDTEKTIKLFNDFFLDKSEYGGYFSHLDPLSLDPRSDALGANKAKKNWNSVGDHAPAYLINLWLATGKQEYADMLEYTFDTIEKYFPDYDHSPFVQERFYEDWSHDTTWGWQQNRAVVGHNLKISWNLMRMQSLKAKDKYVALAQKIADLMPGVGSDQQRGGWYDVVERLLAEGEQQYRFVWHDRKAWWQQEQSILAYLILTGLLNNSEYHRLAREAAAFYNAWFLDLEDGGIYFNVLANGIPYLAGGNERGKGSHSMSGYHSFELCYLAAVYTNLLITKQPMDFYFKPIPGGFPDNILRVSPDILPPGSVKIGSCEIDGEPYSNFDAQALTVTLPKTHERLKVKVQIVPA, translated from the coding sequence ATGGCAACATCTGTGAATTTCTCCTTTTCTGATTTACTCGCTGGTTATGTGACGGCCTTTGATACAGCGAGCGACACCTTTGGGTTAAAAACCTCCGATGGTAGAGAGTTTAAAGTTAAGCTCTCCCCCATGGCCTACGCCAAGCTGATCCAAAACTTCGACGAAGGCTATCCTGATGCTACGGGCAGTATGCGTTCGATGCTGTTGCCTGGCCGCTATCTTTTTGCCTATGGTGTTTTTTATCCTGATAGCGACCTGTTTGATGCGAAGCAGATCGTCTTTGCTGGGCGCAAACAAAATGAATACGTTTTTGAAAAACAGGACTGGTGGGTTAAACAAGTCAATGCTCTTGGTAAATTCTATATCAAGGCCCAATTTGGCGAAGGGGACTATGACTACCGTCGTTACCGCACCACCTTAAATCTTTCCGGCCTGCAATCCACTACTAACTACCGGCAGGAAACTGATACAATTTCCCGCTTAGTTTACGGATTTGCCACAGCGTTTATGATGACCGGCAATGATAGTTTCCTGAAGGCCGCTGAACGCGGCACGGAGTACCTACGGGAACATATGCGCTTTGTGGATTTAGATGAAGGCATTGTTTATTGGTATCACGGCATTGATGTTCAAGGAGAGCGGGAGACCAAAATCTTTGCATCAGAATTTGGGGATGACTACTATGCCATTCCGGCCTATGAGCAAATTTATGCTCTAGCAGGCCCCATTCAAACCTATCGCTGTACTGGTGATCCCCGCATTATGGAGGACACCGAAAAAACGATCAAACTCTTTAATGATTTCTTCCTCGACAAAAGCGAGTACGGGGGCTATTTTTCCCATCTCGATCCCCTAAGTCTTGATCCTCGCAGTGATGCTCTGGGGGCCAACAAGGCCAAGAAGAACTGGAACTCTGTGGGAGACCACGCCCCTGCCTATCTGATTAACCTCTGGTTAGCCACGGGTAAACAGGAATATGCGGATATGTTGGAATATACCTTCGATACCATCGAAAAGTATTTCCCCGACTATGACCATAGCCCCTTTGTACAGGAACGCTTCTATGAAGATTGGTCCCACGATACCACCTGGGGTTGGCAGCAGAACCGGGCCGTTGTGGGTCATAACCTAAAAATTTCCTGGAACCTGATGCGGATGCAGAGTCTGAAGGCAAAAGATAAGTACGTGGCCTTGGCCCAGAAAATTGCAGACCTTATGCCCGGTGTGGGTAGTGACCAACAGCGGGGTGGTTGGTACGATGTCGTGGAGCGTCTTTTAGCCGAAGGAGAGCAACAGTATCGCTTTGTCTGGCATGATCGCAAGGCTTGGTGGCAACAAGAGCAGTCCATTTTGGCTTACTTAATCCTGACGGGACTACTGAATAATTCAGAATATCACCGCCTGGCCCGAGAAGCGGCGGCCTTCTACAATGCCTGGTTCCTTGATTTAGAGGATGGCGGCATCTACTTCAACGTTTTAGCCAACGGCATCCCCTACCTGGCAGGGGGGAACGAACGGGGCAAGGGCAGTCACTCCATGAGTGGTTATCACTCCTTTGAGTTGTGCTACCTCGCGGCAGTTTACACCAATTTGTTAATTACCAAACAGCCGATGGACTTCTACTTTAAGCCCATTCCGGGTGGCTTCCCCGATAATATTTTGCGGGTTTCTCCCGATATTCTGCCGCCGGGGAGTGTCAAGATCGGCAGTTGTGAAATCGATGGGGAACCCTACAGCAATTTCGATGCCCAGGCCTTGACCGTTACGTTGCCCAAAACCCACGAACGCTTAAAGGTCAAAGTGCAGATTGTGCCAGCCTAG
- a CDS encoding STAS domain-containing protein, with amino-acid sequence MEINLKTVEDVKIAVLVGDVDASTAPTVTEQILPLVESHGKILLDMTGVAYMSSAGLRMLLSLYRQAAAQESQLVLIGLSEDVKDTMSVTGFLDFFQISDTVEAGLASLT; translated from the coding sequence ATGGAGATTAACCTCAAAACTGTTGAAGATGTTAAGATAGCTGTTTTGGTTGGTGACGTCGATGCCAGTACAGCCCCCACGGTCACCGAACAGATTCTTCCTTTAGTGGAGTCCCACGGCAAAATTTTGCTCGATATGACGGGAGTGGCCTATATGTCGAGTGCGGGACTGCGGATGCTGCTCTCGCTCTACCGTCAAGCCGCCGCCCAAGAGAGCCAACTGGTCTTAATCGGCCTCTCCGAAGATGTCAAAGATACGATGTCTGTGACGGGTTTTCTTGATTTTTTTCAAATTAGTGACACCGTGGAAGCCGGCCTAGCCTCGTTGACTTAG